ATTTCCATGGCATTTTCCTTTTTCTTTATCTTCTTCAATTACTTTTGCAAGATAAAACTCGGTATATCCACATTCTAAACAGGTCTTAGCATAATAAAGACTCAGCTCAACCTTCATAAATTTATTCTTTTTTTCA
The window above is part of the Fusobacterium russii ATCC 25533 genome. Proteins encoded here:
- a CDS encoding zinc ribbon domain-containing protein translates to MKLDFRCPKCGCRNHEEKSIILPEKKNKFMKVELSLYYAKTCLECGYTEFYLAKVIEEDKEKGKCHGNVKFEGTI